From the Maioricimonas rarisocia genome, one window contains:
- a CDS encoding methanogen output domain 1-containing protein has protein sequence MSDNPLPILNDLPVKLERDPFMRTLLRELSGTLQDVIGLEEAKGFISVVGQRMGEQINEEYCGTLQVPKLTREQVAQVLVDLKRRIEGDFYIIEQDDEKIVLGNRKCPFGDKVLDRPALCMMTSNVFGVIASENLGFAKVSIEEAIAYGDAGCRVVIYLQPTADAQAAEGREYYQT, from the coding sequence ATGAGTGATAATCCGCTGCCGATTCTCAACGACCTGCCCGTGAAGCTCGAACGTGACCCGTTCATGCGGACACTGTTGCGGGAGCTGTCCGGCACGCTGCAGGACGTGATCGGTCTCGAGGAAGCGAAGGGGTTCATCTCGGTTGTGGGCCAGCGGATGGGGGAGCAGATCAACGAGGAGTATTGCGGGACCTTGCAGGTTCCCAAACTTACTCGGGAGCAGGTGGCTCAGGTTCTGGTCGACCTCAAGCGTCGCATCGAGGGAGACTTCTACATTATCGAACAGGACGACGAGAAGATCGTTCTGGGAAACCGGAAGTGTCCGTTCGGCGACAAGGTGCTCGATCGCCCTGCCCTGTGCATGATGACCTCCAACGTGTTCGGAGTCATCGCGTCGGAGAACCTGGGGTTCGCCAAAGTCTCCATCGAAGAGGCGATTGCCTACGGCGATGCGGGCTGCCGGGTTGTTATTTATCTGCAGCCGACCGCAGACGCCCAGGCGGCTGAGGGCCGGGAATACTACCAGACCTGA
- a CDS encoding DUF1559 domain-containing protein → MLASRSRRGFTLIELLVVIAIIAILIALLLPAVQQAREAARRTQCKNNMHQIALAIHNYHDIHGQFPPAAVHLNGHDPSGPFDTSSGYAQSGQGITYHAWGGRNKGWGATWVTMLLPQIDQAPLFNQYTFELPASDPVNHPVISTQLPSMTCPSQPRTNPRPSSGGGNMGEPYAKITYGLNNGTDEVNDGHDYGDFEERGICNTATFWGASIREIKDGTSQTLMLGEIITIDNTSDGRGTWGLAMGATFGGHGGDHNGGLRGNSGTPRFSRMLTPNKDPDTWGSWARDRSPYCDNGQRGNRRCNDRTGSSANNAKDVVHGCRSDHVGIANVALCDGSGRSVSENIDGGIWYALLSSLNATYDRRNPGEPTIGEF, encoded by the coding sequence ATGTTGGCATCTCGTTCTCGTCGCGGCTTTACGTTAATCGAACTGCTGGTCGTCATCGCGATTATCGCGATCCTCATTGCGCTATTGCTGCCCGCTGTGCAGCAGGCCCGCGAAGCAGCCAGACGCACGCAATGCAAGAACAACATGCACCAGATTGCGCTGGCGATCCACAACTACCATGACATTCACGGACAGTTCCCGCCGGCAGCAGTCCACCTCAACGGACACGACCCGAGTGGACCGTTCGACACCTCCAGTGGATACGCCCAGAGCGGACAGGGAATCACCTACCACGCGTGGGGGGGACGCAATAAAGGATGGGGTGCGACATGGGTGACGATGCTGTTGCCGCAGATCGACCAAGCCCCGTTGTTCAACCAGTACACGTTCGAATTGCCGGCGTCCGACCCGGTCAACCATCCTGTGATCTCGACGCAGCTGCCGAGCATGACCTGCCCGTCACAGCCGCGCACGAATCCTCGTCCCAGCAGCGGTGGCGGCAATATGGGCGAGCCGTACGCGAAGATCACTTACGGGTTGAACAACGGTACGGATGAAGTGAATGACGGTCACGACTATGGCGACTTCGAAGAGCGGGGCATCTGCAACACGGCCACATTCTGGGGCGCGTCCATCCGCGAAATCAAAGATGGTACGTCGCAGACGCTGATGCTCGGCGAGATCATCACGATCGACAACACGAGCGATGGTCGCGGGACGTGGGGTCTGGCGATGGGTGCGACCTTCGGCGGCCACGGCGGCGATCACAACGGCGGCCTGCGGGGCAACAGCGGCACCCCCCGCTTCTCCCGCATGCTCACGCCGAACAAGGATCCGGACACGTGGGGAAGCTGGGCTCGTGACCGCTCGCCTTATTGCGATAACGGCCAGCGTGGCAATCGTCGCTGCAACGACCGGACCGGCAGCAGCGCCAACAACGCCAAGGACGTCGTCCATGGCTGCCGCAGCGACCATGTCGGCATCGCGAATGTCGCCTTGTGCGACGGCAGTGGCCGGAGTGTGAGCGAGAACATCGATGGCGGTATCTGGTACGCGCTGCTCTCGAGCCTGAACGCCACATATGATCGCCGCAATCCGGGCGAACCGACGATCGGCGAGTTCTGA
- a CDS encoding vitamin K epoxide reductase family protein — MKHSGDHGGGDHDHDDDHGGHHEMSREDRLQMLRMHHRQTLWVYWTLPLLGLWMVVSPFSLGYLNEALWVDPSGGRGPWFAENSTAELRQLRAWLMTGSDILCGVLLLIFGWRSLLPNRPISMWLCCFVGVWMTFAPILFWAPTAASYLNNSVVGILVMSLTILIPGMPNMIMYMQHGPPTPPGWTYNPSSWPQRWIMIVLGFAGFVVSRYLAMFQLGYIDWVWDPFFGFRSGTEKVLNSKMSHMWPISDGGLGAVSYTLEFLMGYMGSPSRWRTMPWMVAFFGILVIPLGLTHIFLVISQPVIVHEWCFMCLLAAAIMLPMIPLEVDEVVAMIQHVRQAKARGDRGGSLWTIFWKGGKADNCTPDERSPALMELPNQPWSVFKASIWGMSFPWMLTLATILGIGVMFCPTAFGIPIESRAADIGHLGGALIVTVSVIVMGEALRIGRYLNVLLGLIVAVGPWLTSEATTGYAITCGILGVLVIALSIPRGKITESFGSWDRYVR, encoded by the coding sequence ATGAAGCACTCTGGAGATCACGGGGGCGGCGACCATGACCACGACGATGATCATGGCGGCCACCACGAGATGTCCCGCGAAGACCGTCTGCAGATGCTTCGCATGCATCACCGGCAGACCCTCTGGGTCTACTGGACGCTCCCGCTGCTCGGCCTCTGGATGGTCGTCTCCCCCTTTTCGCTCGGCTATCTGAACGAAGCCCTGTGGGTCGATCCGAGTGGTGGCCGCGGGCCATGGTTCGCAGAGAATTCGACTGCCGAGCTGCGCCAACTCCGTGCCTGGTTGATGACCGGCAGCGACATCCTCTGCGGCGTGCTGCTGCTCATCTTCGGCTGGCGATCCCTGCTGCCGAACCGGCCGATCAGCATGTGGCTCTGCTGCTTCGTCGGCGTCTGGATGACGTTTGCGCCGATCCTCTTCTGGGCCCCGACTGCCGCGTCCTATCTGAACAACTCGGTCGTGGGCATTCTGGTGATGTCACTGACGATCCTCATCCCCGGCATGCCCAACATGATTATGTACATGCAGCACGGCCCACCAACGCCGCCCGGCTGGACGTACAACCCGTCCAGCTGGCCGCAGCGTTGGATCATGATCGTCCTCGGCTTTGCCGGCTTTGTCGTCTCGCGGTACCTGGCGATGTTCCAGCTCGGCTACATCGACTGGGTGTGGGACCCGTTCTTCGGCTTCCGCTCCGGCACCGAGAAGGTCCTCAACTCGAAGATGTCCCACATGTGGCCGATCTCCGACGGCGGATTGGGGGCGGTCTCGTACACCCTCGAATTCCTCATGGGGTACATGGGTAGCCCATCCCGCTGGCGAACGATGCCATGGATGGTTGCCTTCTTCGGCATCCTCGTGATCCCGCTGGGGCTGACGCACATCTTCCTCGTCATCTCGCAGCCGGTCATCGTGCACGAGTGGTGCTTCATGTGCCTGCTGGCCGCCGCCATCATGCTGCCGATGATCCCGCTGGAAGTCGACGAAGTCGTGGCGATGATTCAGCACGTGCGGCAGGCGAAGGCCCGTGGCGACCGGGGCGGCTCGCTCTGGACGATCTTCTGGAAAGGCGGGAAGGCAGACAACTGCACTCCGGACGAACGCTCTCCCGCACTGATGGAACTCCCCAATCAGCCTTGGAGTGTCTTCAAGGCGTCCATCTGGGGCATGAGCTTTCCCTGGATGCTGACGCTGGCAACCATCCTGGGCATCGGAGTGATGTTCTGCCCGACGGCATTCGGAATCCCGATCGAATCGCGGGCCGCCGACATCGGCCACCTCGGCGGCGCGCTGATCGTCACCGTCTCCGTGATCGTGATGGGTGAAGCGCTGCGGATCGGCCGCTATCTGAACGTGCTGCTCGGCCTGATCGTCGCGGTGGGACCGTGGCTGACGAGCGAAGCGACCACCGGATACGCGATCACGTGCGGCATTCTGGGCGTGCTGGTGATTGCCCTGTCGATCCCCCGGGGAAAGATCACCGAATCGTTTGGCAGCTGGGACCGATACGTGCGGTGA
- a CDS encoding mechanosensitive ion channel family protein, whose product MSLSTLRSFILIVPVALVLVPGIAFPQESGGDAAAAEEGDGADAGAADVPEQVNVDEVASDVDIEERLQQILEATGWFEDPEVVVEDGVAFLRGTTNEARHSEWATRLAGNTEDVVAVVNRLRVTEPPLWDISPAVTLLNDMARSTIQSLPLVGIAIVILVLTWLATKLTVRIADASLLSTIDNRLLHEVSRKAIVIPVVVLGLYLVLTVLGLSRLAVTVIGGTGLFGLVLGVAFRDIMENFLASILLSIQNPFKYGDVIEVDGQKGIVQRVNTRGTLLMTFDGNHIQIPNATIYKNVIKNYTANPNLRLDFVVGVGYDASVSAAQELAMQTLHDHPAVLNDPPPMVLVEELGAATVNLRVYFWVDGQQYSGVKVKSSLIRQTMRTLEANGISMPDEARELVFPKAVPVQMLGEEAATQAAVEEDGTAAPSTSHDQEVSNDAEGDFVTETHTIRDQARKSRDPEEGQSDLLDGSDSEPAAKTIDSQRPTATSA is encoded by the coding sequence ATGTCGCTCTCGACGCTTCGCTCGTTCATCCTGATCGTCCCCGTCGCACTGGTGCTTGTGCCGGGGATCGCATTTCCGCAGGAGAGCGGAGGCGACGCCGCCGCGGCAGAAGAAGGCGACGGAGCCGATGCCGGCGCAGCGGACGTCCCGGAACAGGTGAACGTCGACGAGGTCGCCAGCGATGTCGACATCGAAGAGCGTCTGCAACAGATTCTCGAGGCGACAGGCTGGTTTGAGGATCCTGAGGTGGTCGTCGAGGACGGCGTTGCGTTTCTCCGCGGAACGACGAACGAGGCCAGGCACAGCGAGTGGGCCACCAGGCTTGCCGGCAATACTGAAGATGTCGTCGCCGTCGTCAACCGCCTCAGAGTGACCGAGCCGCCGCTGTGGGACATCTCTCCAGCGGTCACGCTGCTGAACGACATGGCCCGTTCGACGATTCAGTCCTTGCCGCTCGTCGGCATCGCCATCGTCATTCTGGTCCTCACGTGGCTCGCCACGAAACTGACGGTCCGTATTGCAGACGCTAGCCTCCTGAGCACGATCGACAACAGACTGCTGCACGAAGTCTCCCGCAAGGCGATTGTGATCCCGGTCGTCGTGCTGGGCCTGTACCTCGTCCTGACGGTCCTGGGGCTGTCGCGACTGGCCGTGACGGTCATCGGTGGCACGGGCCTGTTCGGTCTGGTCCTCGGGGTCGCGTTTCGTGACATCATGGAGAACTTTCTGGCCAGCATCCTGCTGAGCATTCAGAACCCGTTCAAATATGGCGACGTGATCGAAGTGGACGGTCAGAAAGGGATCGTGCAGCGCGTCAACACACGTGGCACGCTGCTGATGACGTTCGACGGCAATCACATCCAGATCCCGAACGCGACCATCTACAAGAACGTCATCAAGAACTACACGGCGAACCCGAATCTGCGTCTCGATTTCGTCGTCGGAGTCGGCTACGACGCGTCGGTCTCGGCCGCGCAAGAGCTCGCCATGCAGACATTGCACGACCACCCGGCCGTGCTGAACGATCCCCCGCCAATGGTTCTCGTCGAGGAACTGGGAGCGGCGACCGTCAACCTGCGAGTGTACTTCTGGGTCGACGGTCAGCAGTACAGTGGCGTCAAGGTGAAGTCGTCGCTCATTCGCCAGACGATGCGGACACTCGAAGCGAACGGTATTTCGATGCCGGACGAAGCCCGCGAACTGGTCTTTCCGAAAGCCGTTCCCGTCCAGATGCTCGGCGAGGAAGCGGCGACACAGGCAGCCGTCGAGGAAGACGGCACGGCCGCACCCTCGACGTCGCACGACCAGGAGGTCAGCAATGACGCAGAAGGAGACTTTGTAACCGAAACGCACACCATCCGTGATCAGGCCCGCAAGTCACGCGATCCGGAAGAGGGACAGTCCGACCTGCTCGACGGTTCTGACAGCGAACCCGCAGCGAAGACAATCGACAGCCAGCGTCCGACGGCGACCTCCGCCTGA
- a CDS encoding polyphosphate kinase 2 family protein, giving the protein MPHRLDHAPFLVPPGRRVQLADYDPGETAGLASKKAAKDALLEDVSTLAEMQQLLWASAEYGVLIIFQALDAAGKDSAIRHVMSGVNPQGVDVYSFKAPTDEERLRHFLWRPAKVMPPRGRISIFNRSYYEEVLVVRVHPEWLENQWVPREFRDGDLKGLWQQRFDEINAFERLMIENGVVIIKFFLNVSRKEQRKRFLDRLDNPEKHWKFSASDIEERSHWDEYMRAYEDMLSHTSTLRAPWYVIPADHKWFTRACVADIIASRIEELDLSFPSPSETERLALDAARERLKSE; this is encoded by the coding sequence ATGCCACATCGACTCGACCATGCCCCGTTTCTCGTCCCGCCGGGCCGGCGCGTGCAGCTGGCGGACTACGATCCCGGCGAGACGGCCGGTCTGGCGTCGAAGAAAGCTGCGAAGGACGCACTCCTCGAAGACGTCTCGACTCTCGCCGAAATGCAGCAACTGCTCTGGGCCAGTGCGGAGTACGGCGTACTGATCATCTTTCAGGCCCTGGACGCAGCCGGCAAGGACAGTGCCATCCGGCACGTGATGTCCGGTGTCAATCCGCAGGGCGTGGACGTGTACAGCTTCAAGGCGCCCACCGACGAGGAACGGTTGCGGCACTTTCTGTGGCGACCGGCGAAGGTGATGCCGCCGCGGGGGAGGATCTCGATTTTCAATCGCTCGTACTACGAGGAAGTCCTTGTCGTTCGCGTCCATCCCGAATGGCTCGAGAATCAGTGGGTGCCGCGCGAGTTTCGCGATGGCGACCTCAAGGGACTGTGGCAGCAGCGGTTTGACGAGATCAATGCGTTCGAGCGGCTGATGATCGAGAACGGCGTGGTCATCATCAAGTTCTTCCTGAACGTCTCACGGAAAGAGCAGCGCAAACGGTTCCTCGATCGACTCGACAACCCGGAGAAACACTGGAAGTTCTCCGCCAGCGACATCGAAGAACGAAGCCACTGGGACGAGTACATGCGTGCCTACGAAGACATGCTCAGCCACACGAGCACACTTCGGGCACCGTGGTACGTCATACCGGCCGATCACAAGTGGTTCACGCGCGCCTGTGTCGCGGACATCATTGCCAGCCGGATCGAGGAGCTGGACCTGTCCTTTCCCAGTCCCAGCGAGACCGAACGGCTGGCGCTGGACGCGGCCCGCGAACGGCTGAAATCGGAGTGA
- a CDS encoding PAS domain-containing hybrid sensor histidine kinase/response regulator, with amino-acid sequence MTPEAFSVFANLVPDALLLLDVHGRIIEASPRAAQMFGEDGESLAGRPLGDLTKDSPEALQEHFRLCRRSRDEVLGAVHPHCAQAPRRMFARLLNRGDKHAEKYLLRIPVEDRAVGQFVLLNQKVDELGREITRRRIAEVELLEQRDLAEFGRDVGLTLAEENTTSAMLQRCVELMVSHLGGAFARIWTLPNGSNELILRASAGIYTHRDGGHSRIRVGQYKIGRIASEQQPLLTNHVVGDEQIHDQEWARREGMVGFAGFPLLVDGRVVGVMAMFSRRALSESVLKAMDSVANSIALGIERKRIAAELKRNAETLRRADQRKNEFLAMLAHELRNPLAPIRSGLELLRLQTGECETLSIMNQQVQHLARLVDDLLDVSRIMRGRIELRSELICLDEVIEHAVTTVRPAMEQHRHTLTVKVSPQRVWLHADRVRLEQVLTNLLTNAAKYTPNGGHVELSCRTEDSSVLVSVRDDGVGIDADFLPEVFELFAQNERELARSEGGLGIGLTLVRQLVHLHDGDVSIRSDGPGQGTEVTVQLPLADPPRSAGDERPRPQTHDIPNCRVLVVDDSIGSAKILRMLLGEIGVGNIELAHDGPSAITAAEAFEPDVIFLDLGLPGLDGFQVAERLRADRQFDATKLIALTGYGTEEDRRKSSEIGFDDHLVKPVSLEQLQQALSTSLNSAS; translated from the coding sequence ATGACTCCTGAGGCGTTTTCCGTATTCGCCAATCTCGTTCCCGACGCGTTGCTGCTGCTCGACGTTCATGGACGCATTATCGAGGCGAGCCCTCGCGCTGCGCAGATGTTCGGCGAGGACGGCGAATCACTCGCGGGCCGGCCGCTGGGCGACTTGACCAAAGACTCGCCGGAAGCACTCCAGGAGCATTTCCGACTCTGCCGTCGAAGCCGGGATGAGGTCCTGGGGGCGGTCCATCCGCACTGTGCGCAAGCCCCGCGGCGAATGTTCGCCCGGCTGCTCAATCGCGGTGACAAGCACGCCGAGAAGTACCTGTTACGGATTCCGGTCGAGGACCGGGCCGTCGGGCAGTTCGTCCTGCTCAACCAGAAAGTCGACGAACTCGGTCGGGAGATCACCCGCCGCAGGATCGCCGAAGTCGAGCTGCTCGAACAGCGTGATCTGGCGGAATTCGGCCGCGACGTCGGACTGACCCTCGCCGAAGAGAACACGACCTCGGCCATGCTGCAGCGCTGTGTCGAGCTGATGGTCTCACATCTCGGTGGCGCGTTCGCCCGTATCTGGACGCTGCCGAACGGTAGCAACGAACTCATCCTCCGCGCCAGCGCCGGGATCTATACCCACCGGGACGGCGGCCACAGTCGAATCCGGGTCGGACAGTACAAGATCGGCCGGATCGCCAGCGAGCAGCAGCCGCTGCTGACCAACCACGTCGTCGGTGACGAGCAGATCCACGATCAGGAATGGGCCCGTCGCGAGGGGATGGTCGGCTTTGCCGGCTTCCCTCTACTTGTCGATGGACGGGTGGTCGGCGTGATGGCCATGTTCTCCCGTCGCGCTCTCTCGGAGAGTGTCCTGAAGGCCATGGATTCGGTGGCCAACAGCATCGCGCTGGGGATCGAACGCAAGCGGATTGCGGCTGAACTGAAACGGAATGCGGAGACTCTCCGCCGCGCCGACCAGCGCAAAAACGAGTTTCTCGCCATGCTGGCCCATGAATTGAGAAACCCGCTGGCCCCGATCCGGTCGGGACTCGAACTGCTGCGACTGCAGACAGGCGAATGCGAGACGCTCTCGATCATGAACCAGCAGGTCCAGCATCTTGCCCGACTGGTCGACGACCTGCTCGACGTTTCCCGCATCATGCGCGGCCGCATCGAACTCCGCAGCGAACTCATCTGCCTGGACGAAGTCATCGAACATGCGGTCACAACTGTCCGGCCGGCGATGGAACAGCATCGCCACACGCTGACGGTCAAAGTGAGCCCGCAGCGCGTCTGGCTGCATGCCGACCGCGTCCGCCTCGAACAGGTACTCACCAACCTGCTGACCAATGCGGCCAAGTACACCCCCAATGGCGGGCACGTGGAGCTCAGCTGCCGCACCGAAGACTCGTCGGTGCTGGTGAGTGTCCGGGATGACGGAGTGGGCATCGACGCCGATTTTCTCCCCGAAGTGTTCGAACTGTTTGCACAGAACGAGCGCGAACTGGCCCGCTCGGAAGGGGGGCTGGGCATCGGGCTGACGCTCGTACGGCAACTGGTTCACCTGCACGACGGAGACGTTTCCATTCGCAGCGACGGGCCGGGTCAGGGCACCGAAGTCACAGTGCAGTTGCCGCTCGCAGACCCTCCCAGGTCGGCTGGAGACGAGCGTCCCCGTCCGCAAACGCACGACATCCCGAACTGTCGTGTCCTCGTGGTCGACGACAGCATCGGCTCGGCCAAGATCCTGCGGATGCTGCTTGGGGAAATCGGTGTCGGGAACATCGAACTGGCCCACGACGGTCCCTCCGCAATCACGGCGGCAGAGGCGTTCGAACCGGACGTCATTTTCCTGGACCTGGGGCTGCCCGGACTGGACGGATTTCAGGTGGCCGAGCGGCTGCGGGCCGACCGCCAGTTCGACGCCACGAAACTGATTGCGCTGACCGGCTACGGAACCGAAGAAGATCGGCGCAAGAGCAGTGAGATCGGCTTTGATGACCACCTGGTCAAGCCGGTCAGTCTCGAGCAGCTCCAGCAGGCGCTCTCGACCAGTCTGAACTCAGCTTCTTAG
- a CDS encoding arylsulfatase codes for MPRLFLVALCGVAVLLTCLSVAAEAADRKPNFIFVLSDDIAQGDLGCYGQKLIQTPRLDQMAAEGTRYLQAYCGTSVCAPSRSSFFTGLHTGHCPVRGNYEVPPEGQLPLPDETVTIAEVAKTAGYATATFGKWGMGYFDTTGSPFNQGVDHFFGYNCQRHAHSYFPTYLYDDAQAFILPGNDGRTVGETYAQELIQNDMIRWLRENADQPFLVFYAITLPHGRHEIDDFGIYADKPWTDRQKAYAAQVTRVDTDMGELMDTLRELGIAEETLIVFSGDNGSSFSPNSEIGKRFDQASNGLRGYKRGMYEGALRQAALSWWPGTVPAGRVDDQPWAFWDLMPTFVELSGATPPDGYETDGKSLVSYLKGDDAPQRDYFYWELHRGDAAVQAARFGDWKAVRNGFGKPIEIYDLSEDAAESNNLAEARPDLVKKAEEIFAEAHRPDPNWPLEGRDELHKQRAQQAWKIKRERDRTGWVPEDAIERP; via the coding sequence ATGCCAAGGTTGTTTCTCGTTGCTCTCTGCGGCGTTGCTGTGCTGCTGACCTGTCTCTCCGTTGCCGCGGAGGCAGCCGACCGCAAGCCGAACTTCATCTTCGTCCTCAGCGACGACATCGCTCAGGGGGACCTGGGCTGTTACGGCCAGAAGCTGATCCAGACGCCGCGGCTCGATCAGATGGCCGCCGAGGGAACGCGGTATCTGCAGGCGTACTGCGGCACCAGCGTCTGTGCCCCCAGCCGGTCTTCGTTCTTCACCGGTCTGCACACCGGGCACTGTCCGGTCCGCGGCAACTACGAAGTGCCGCCCGAAGGTCAGCTGCCGCTGCCTGACGAGACCGTCACGATTGCTGAGGTTGCGAAGACCGCCGGCTATGCGACCGCAACGTTCGGCAAGTGGGGGATGGGGTACTTCGACACGACCGGCAGCCCGTTCAATCAGGGGGTCGATCACTTCTTCGGCTACAACTGCCAGCGGCACGCTCACTCGTACTTCCCGACGTACCTGTACGACGACGCCCAGGCGTTCATTCTGCCGGGCAATGACGGCCGGACCGTCGGCGAAACGTACGCCCAGGAACTGATTCAGAACGACATGATCCGGTGGCTGCGTGAGAATGCCGATCAGCCGTTTCTGGTGTTCTACGCAATCACGCTGCCGCATGGCCGGCACGAGATTGATGACTTCGGCATCTACGCGGACAAGCCTTGGACCGACCGGCAGAAAGCGTACGCGGCCCAGGTGACCCGGGTGGACACGGACATGGGCGAGCTGATGGATACGCTCCGCGAGCTGGGCATTGCCGAGGAGACGCTGATCGTTTTCTCCGGCGACAATGGTTCGTCGTTCAGTCCGAATTCGGAGATCGGCAAGCGGTTCGATCAGGCGAGCAACGGCCTGCGGGGTTACAAGCGGGGCATGTACGAGGGAGCGCTTCGCCAGGCGGCGCTGTCGTGGTGGCCGGGGACGGTTCCGGCGGGGCGCGTGGACGATCAGCCCTGGGCGTTCTGGGATCTGATGCCGACCTTTGTCGAACTGAGCGGTGCCACTCCGCCGGATGGCTACGAGACTGACGGCAAGTCGCTGGTCTCGTATCTGAAGGGGGACGATGCCCCGCAGCGGGATTACTTCTACTGGGAACTGCACCGGGGTGACGCGGCGGTTCAGGCGGCACGGTTCGGCGACTGGAAGGCGGTCCGCAACGGCTTCGGCAAGCCGATCGAGATCTACGATCTATCGGAAGACGCCGCGGAGTCGAACAATCTGGCGGAAGCCCGGCCCGATCTGGTGAAGAAGGCGGAGGAGATCTTCGCCGAAGCCCACCGGCCTGATCCGAACTGGCCGCTGGAAGGACGGGACGAACTCCACAAGCAGAGGGCTCAGCAGGCCTGGAAGATCAAGCGGGAGCGTGACCGGACCGGCTGGGTGCCGGAGGATGCGATCGAGAGGCCGTGA
- a CDS encoding DUF1186 domain-containing protein: MNRTGAGRGTTGGVPQMTPDEICIQLADAADRDLVGAIMACREQRETMTPLLLKWFRQSLDELREEEDEFVPDELPFHVLYVLAEFDAREALPIVMEALRLPGDDVRRFLGDGLPALVPRVLATWDTDDLKHVRELLLDQSLQTEIRSEVSHALLFRIRDGRLTRQEAAQWLREVLRECCSHKDKSGVTAAVYALCQFGPTEASEEIAEAYHRGLVDTIEWSRDDWHEAAETPVEAFDEQIATLPPGPVEDAAEELEEWYSADEEFDEDYEPEGPDLDEWLGEEPEPLEPPVPATPSVTVHNEAPKVGRNDPCPCGSGKKYKKCCGKAG; this comes from the coding sequence ATGAACAGGACAGGTGCAGGCAGGGGAACGACCGGTGGCGTCCCGCAGATGACACCAGACGAGATCTGCATTCAACTCGCTGACGCAGCCGACAGAGATCTGGTCGGGGCGATCATGGCCTGCCGGGAGCAGCGTGAGACCATGACTCCGCTGCTGCTGAAGTGGTTTCGGCAGAGTCTCGACGAACTTCGGGAAGAGGAAGACGAATTCGTCCCGGACGAATTACCGTTCCACGTATTGTACGTGCTGGCCGAGTTCGATGCCCGGGAGGCATTGCCGATCGTCATGGAGGCGCTGCGACTTCCCGGCGATGACGTTCGCCGGTTCCTGGGAGACGGCCTCCCCGCCCTCGTGCCGCGGGTCCTTGCCACCTGGGACACCGACGACCTGAAGCACGTCCGCGAACTGCTGCTCGATCAGTCGCTGCAAACAGAAATTCGCTCGGAGGTCTCCCACGCCCTTCTGTTCCGTATTCGGGATGGACGGCTGACGCGACAGGAGGCGGCCCAGTGGTTGCGGGAGGTTCTGCGGGAGTGTTGCTCCCACAAGGACAAATCTGGTGTCACCGCTGCAGTCTATGCTCTCTGCCAGTTCGGTCCGACGGAGGCAAGCGAGGAGATTGCTGAAGCGTACCATCGAGGACTCGTGGATACGATTGAATGGAGCCGCGACGACTGGCACGAAGCGGCGGAAACTCCCGTCGAGGCATTTGATGAGCAGATCGCGACGCTACCCCCCGGCCCGGTGGAAGACGCCGCCGAAGAACTCGAAGAATGGTACAGTGCGGACGAAGAGTTCGATGAAGACTACGAGCCGGAGGGACCCGACCTGGACGAGTGGCTTGGTGAGGAGCCTGAACCTCTCGAACCACCCGTCCCAGCGACCCCGTCGGTGACGGTACACAACGAGGCTCCCAAAGTCGGGCGAAACGATCCGTGTCCCTGTGGCAGCGGGAAGAAGTACAAGAAGTGCTGTGGCAAGGCCGGCTGA